The Micromonospora sp. Llam0 genome includes a window with the following:
- a CDS encoding glycosyltransferase family 4 protein has product MNRTLLVTNDFPPRPGGIQSFVHNLALRQPAQSIVVYASSYDGAERFDADQPFEVVRNPTGMLLPTPAVARQTAALARARGCDTVWFGAAAPLGLLADGLRRRAGVSRAVALTHGHEVGWAALPGARSMLRRIARATDVVTYLGEYTRVRLDRAVGGLTELRRLAPGVDTDAYHPGVDGGEVRRRHRLSDRPVVVCVSRLVPRKGQDALIRAWPLVRRRVPGAALLIVGGGPDRSRLHRLARRAGVADDVTFTGAVPWAELPAHYAAGDVYAMPCRTRRGGLDVEGLGIVYLEGSATGLPVVAGDSGGAPDAVRDGETGYVVNGRDPGQLADRLAGLLADRELARRMGAAGRAWVEREWRWDTQAQRMASLLAG; this is encoded by the coding sequence ATGAACCGCACCCTGCTGGTCACCAACGACTTCCCGCCACGGCCCGGCGGCATCCAGTCGTTCGTGCACAATCTGGCGCTGCGGCAGCCCGCGCAGAGCATCGTGGTATACGCGTCCAGCTACGACGGCGCCGAGCGGTTCGACGCCGACCAGCCGTTCGAGGTGGTCCGTAACCCGACCGGCATGCTGCTGCCCACGCCGGCGGTGGCCCGGCAGACCGCCGCCCTGGCGCGGGCCCGGGGCTGCGACACCGTCTGGTTCGGCGCGGCCGCGCCGCTCGGACTGCTCGCCGACGGCCTGCGCCGACGGGCCGGGGTCAGCCGGGCGGTGGCCCTGACCCACGGGCACGAGGTGGGGTGGGCCGCGCTGCCCGGCGCGAGGTCGATGCTGCGGCGGATCGCCCGCGCCACCGACGTGGTGACCTACCTGGGGGAGTACACCCGGGTCCGGCTGGACCGCGCGGTGGGCGGGCTGACCGAGCTGCGTCGGCTCGCCCCGGGTGTGGACACCGATGCGTACCATCCGGGCGTCGACGGCGGCGAGGTGCGCCGCCGGCACCGGTTGTCGGACCGGCCGGTGGTGGTCTGCGTGTCCCGGCTGGTGCCGCGCAAGGGCCAGGACGCGTTGATCCGGGCCTGGCCGCTGGTACGGCGTCGGGTGCCGGGCGCCGCGTTGCTGATCGTCGGCGGCGGCCCGGACCGCAGCCGGTTGCATCGACTCGCCCGGCGCGCCGGGGTGGCCGACGACGTCACCTTCACCGGGGCGGTGCCCTGGGCGGAGCTGCCGGCGCACTACGCCGCCGGGGACGTGTACGCGATGCCCTGCCGCACCCGTCGTGGCGGGCTCGACGTGGAAGGTCTGGGCATCGTCTACCTGGAAGGATCGGCGACCGGGCTGCCGGTGGTGGCCGGGGATTCCGGCGGCGCGCCGGATGCGGTCCGCGACGGCGAGACCGGGTACGTCGTGAACGGCCGAGACCCGGGCCAGCTGGCCGACCGGCTGGCGGGCCTGCTGGCCGACCGGGAGCTGGCCCGGCGGATGGGGGCCGCCGGTCGGGCCTGGGTGGAGCGTGAGTGGCGCTGGGACACCCAGGCGCAGCGGATGGCGTCGCTGCTGGCCGGCTGA
- a CDS encoding response regulator transcription factor, which yields MTTSPTPTTRTKVLLVDDHDLIRKGLRHAFERDRQFEVVGEAATAAEGVRQAGALQPDVVIMDLRLPDGSGLEATRALRKSSSTMGIVVLTMYAGDDQLFGALEAGASAFVPKTAPADEVVAAARHAASSPSAFTAADLAEAMKRRLAPSGPQLSPREGQVLRLLADGMSVAGIAKQLFVSESTAKTHISKLYEKLGAANRAQALMTALRLGLLEAPDAPKF from the coding sequence ATGACCACCAGCCCCACACCGACCACCCGGACCAAGGTCCTGCTTGTCGATGATCACGACCTCATCCGGAAGGGCCTGCGGCACGCTTTCGAGCGCGACCGCCAGTTCGAGGTCGTCGGTGAGGCCGCAACGGCGGCCGAGGGTGTACGCCAGGCGGGCGCCCTGCAACCAGATGTTGTGATCATGGACCTGCGGCTGCCGGACGGCAGCGGCCTCGAAGCGACCCGGGCGCTGCGCAAGTCCAGCTCCACGATGGGCATCGTGGTGTTGACCATGTACGCCGGCGACGACCAGCTGTTCGGCGCTCTCGAGGCCGGGGCCAGCGCGTTCGTACCGAAGACCGCACCGGCGGACGAGGTGGTCGCGGCGGCCCGGCACGCGGCCTCCTCGCCGAGCGCGTTCACCGCGGCTGACCTGGCCGAGGCGATGAAACGACGGCTCGCGCCGTCCGGGCCGCAACTGTCTCCCCGGGAGGGCCAGGTGCTGCGCCTGCTCGCCGACGGGATGAGCGTGGCCGGGATCGCCAAGCAGTTGTTCGTCAGCGAGTCGACGGCGAAGACGCATATTTCCAAGTTGTACGAGAAGCTCGGCGCGGCGAACCGGGCCCAGGCGCTGATGACAGCGCTGCGCCTCGGTCTGCTGGAGGCGCCGGACGCTCCGAAATTCTGA
- a CDS encoding NYN domain-containing protein — MAAPDPTDARPEGAAPTTGALPPSADQPAGGPPAEPVLPEPVRSRIVVIAAAALPEIPTDEMPPQLRKVAKFAPNRRARYGAAAIAAALTNDPSLRQRVAARALVEAGELGTAVSKGVSPAAADPVEVAALAYLMRPAGWRELVDAAGAAVRAEADRAAVAELIRDAEARANRAEHDRTVARVEVEKLRDELARVREELGQLREESRQLSRTLREAQSQQRRANELLATERGRAARAAADHDAELRRLRAKLADAELTAGTARQSAKEARAVDDARLWLLLETIGQAAQGLRRELALDPADRLPADYVADAFTDRPAAATSTRARDTDDPARLDDLLALPRAHLVVDGYNVTKRGFGEMPLEQQRKRLITGLGGIAAQTGDEVTVVFDGAERMHGLPPAPRGVRVLFSRKGETADELIRRLVRAEPSGRVIVVVSSDREVADGVRRHGAYPMGADSLLRRLARS; from the coding sequence ATGGCCGCACCGGATCCGACCGACGCTCGTCCCGAGGGGGCGGCGCCGACGACCGGCGCCCTGCCCCCGTCCGCCGACCAGCCGGCCGGTGGTCCACCCGCCGAGCCGGTGCTGCCGGAGCCGGTGCGGTCGCGCATCGTCGTGATCGCCGCCGCCGCGCTGCCCGAGATCCCGACCGACGAGATGCCACCCCAGCTGCGCAAGGTCGCCAAGTTCGCGCCGAACCGGCGGGCCCGCTACGGCGCCGCGGCGATCGCGGCGGCGCTCACCAACGATCCGTCGCTGCGGCAGCGGGTGGCCGCCCGAGCGCTGGTCGAGGCCGGTGAGCTGGGTACGGCGGTCAGCAAAGGGGTCTCACCCGCGGCGGCGGACCCGGTCGAGGTCGCCGCCCTGGCGTACCTGATGCGGCCGGCGGGCTGGCGTGAGCTGGTCGACGCCGCCGGTGCGGCGGTCCGGGCCGAGGCCGACCGGGCCGCCGTCGCCGAGTTGATCCGCGATGCCGAGGCCCGCGCCAATCGGGCCGAACACGACCGCACCGTCGCCCGGGTCGAGGTGGAGAAGCTCCGCGACGAGCTGGCCCGGGTACGCGAGGAGCTGGGCCAGCTCCGCGAGGAGTCCCGGCAGCTGTCCCGCACGCTGCGTGAGGCACAGTCGCAGCAGCGGCGGGCCAACGAGCTGCTCGCCACCGAACGCGGCCGCGCCGCGCGGGCCGCCGCCGACCACGACGCGGAGCTGCGGCGGCTGCGCGCCAAGCTCGCCGACGCGGAGCTGACCGCCGGGACCGCCCGGCAGTCGGCGAAGGAGGCCCGGGCGGTCGACGACGCCCGGCTGTGGCTGCTGCTGGAGACGATCGGGCAAGCGGCCCAGGGGCTGCGGCGGGAGCTTGCCCTGGACCCGGCCGACCGGTTGCCGGCCGACTACGTCGCCGACGCGTTCACCGACCGACCGGCGGCGGCGACGTCGACCCGGGCCCGCGACACCGACGACCCGGCCCGGCTGGACGACCTGCTCGCCCTGCCCCGGGCGCACCTCGTCGTCGACGGCTACAACGTGACCAAGCGGGGCTTCGGCGAGATGCCGCTGGAGCAGCAACGCAAGCGGTTGATCACCGGGCTCGGTGGGATCGCCGCGCAGACCGGGGACGAGGTGACCGTGGTCTTCGACGGCGCCGAGCGGATGCACGGGTTGCCGCCGGCCCCACGCGGCGTGCGGGTGCTGTTCTCCCGCAAAGGGGAGACGGCCGACGAGCTCATCCGTCGGTTGGTTCGGGCCGAGCCGTCCGGCCGGGTGATCGTGGTGGTCTCCTCCGACCGGGAGGTGGCCGACGGGGTCCGGCGGCACGGCGCGTACCCGATGGGCGCCGACTCGCTGCTGCGTCGACTGGCTCGTTCCTGA
- a CDS encoding DEDD exonuclease domain-containing protein has protein sequence MDSLLSAGHGQPLSTGADRSLRETTFVVLDLETTGGAPDGGGITEIGAVKVRGGEELGVFATLVNPGRPVPPFITVLTGITEAMLVPAPPIEQVLPSLLEFLGDAVLVAHNAPYDVGFLKAACARHGYSWPSPTVLDTAALARRVLTRDEVPNRKLGTLAGYFRTPRRPTHRALADAQATVDVLHGLIARLGGHQVTSIGDAVEFSRAVSDVQRRKRHLADGLPRSPGVYIFRAADDRPLYVGTSGDVATRVRSYFTAAERRARMSEMLAAAVRVDAVECAHRLEAEVRELRLIAAHAPPYNRRSKFPERMVWLKVTDEVYPRLSTVRAISPADTTVLGPFASRRAAELAAAGIHEALPLRQCTHRLSTRTRTPACALAELGRCPAPCEHRVDPQQYADLAVTPLRTALDTDPQPLVDTLLARIDRLAAGQRFEEAAVVRGRLAAFLRATVRMQRLSALTRIAELVAARRAGHGGWELAIVRHGRLAAAGVSPPRQHPRATIELLCATAETVPAGHGPVPRASAAESERILSWLEPEQTRLVRVSGDWSSPVRGAGRFHHLLVKAEEAARTTAGVDEADQRLDRSITRK, from the coding sequence ATCGACTCGCTGCTGTCAGCCGGGCATGGCCAGCCGCTGTCGACCGGCGCGGACCGGTCGCTACGGGAGACCACCTTCGTCGTGCTGGATCTGGAGACCACCGGCGGCGCGCCGGACGGCGGCGGCATCACCGAGATCGGCGCGGTCAAGGTGCGCGGCGGCGAGGAGCTCGGCGTCTTCGCCACGCTGGTCAACCCGGGTCGACCGGTGCCGCCGTTCATCACCGTGCTCACCGGCATCACCGAGGCGATGCTCGTACCCGCGCCGCCGATCGAGCAGGTGCTGCCCAGCCTGCTGGAGTTTCTCGGCGACGCGGTGCTGGTGGCCCACAACGCGCCGTACGACGTGGGTTTTCTCAAGGCGGCGTGCGCCCGGCACGGCTACTCCTGGCCGTCGCCGACGGTGCTGGACACCGCGGCCCTCGCCCGCCGGGTGCTGACCCGCGACGAGGTGCCCAACCGCAAGCTCGGCACCCTCGCCGGCTACTTCCGTACCCCTCGGCGCCCCACCCACCGGGCGCTGGCCGACGCCCAGGCCACCGTGGACGTGCTGCACGGGCTGATCGCCCGACTCGGCGGGCACCAGGTGACGAGCATCGGTGACGCGGTCGAATTCAGCCGGGCGGTCAGCGACGTCCAGCGACGCAAGCGGCACCTCGCCGACGGATTGCCCCGCTCCCCCGGGGTGTACATCTTCCGGGCGGCCGACGACCGACCGCTCTACGTCGGCACCTCGGGCGACGTCGCCACCCGGGTACGCAGCTACTTCACCGCTGCCGAGCGGCGGGCGCGGATGTCCGAGATGCTGGCCGCGGCGGTGCGGGTCGACGCGGTCGAATGCGCCCACCGGCTGGAGGCCGAGGTACGTGAGCTGCGGCTGATCGCCGCCCACGCGCCGCCGTACAACCGCAGGTCGAAGTTTCCGGAGCGGATGGTCTGGTTGAAGGTCACCGACGAGGTCTATCCACGGCTGTCCACGGTCCGGGCGATCTCACCGGCCGACACCACCGTGCTCGGTCCGTTCGCCTCCCGCCGGGCGGCCGAGCTGGCCGCCGCCGGCATCCACGAGGCGCTGCCGCTGCGTCAGTGCACCCACCGGTTGTCCACCCGGACCCGGACCCCGGCCTGCGCGCTGGCCGAGCTGGGTCGTTGTCCGGCACCGTGCGAGCACCGGGTCGACCCGCAGCAGTACGCCGACCTGGCCGTCACCCCGCTGCGTACGGCCCTCGACACCGACCCGCAGCCGCTGGTCGACACATTGCTCGCCCGGATCGACCGGCTCGCCGCCGGGCAGCGGTTCGAGGAGGCGGCGGTGGTGCGGGGCCGGTTGGCCGCGTTCCTGCGGGCGACCGTGAGGATGCAGCGGTTGTCCGCGCTGACCCGGATCGCCGAGCTGGTCGCGGCACGACGGGCCGGGCACGGTGGCTGGGAGCTGGCGATCGTCCGGCACGGCCGGCTCGCCGCCGCCGGTGTGTCGCCCCCACGGCAGCACCCTCGGGCCACCATCGAACTGCTGTGCGCCACCGCTGAGACGGTGCCGGCCGGGCACGGTCCGGTGCCCCGGGCCAGCGCGGCCGAGAGCGAGCGGATTCTGTCCTGGTTGGAGCCGGAACAGACCCGGCTGGTCAGGGTGAGCGGGGACTGGTCCTCACCGGTCCGCGGTGCCGGCCGATTCCACCATCTGCTGGTCAAGGCCGAGGAGGCCGCCCGGACGACGGCCGGGGTCGACGAAGCGGACCAAAGACTCGACCGATCGATCACCCGCAAGTAG
- a CDS encoding M48 family metallopeptidase yields MTPRAWALVTFVVLVAAVVVAAAVLVPWHRPPVPRADQLAALRELPVDQVERGRALRAALRPGRYGAVLAGLLVALLLGFTPVGARLVEVAGRPFGGHWAAQALLGGLLVVFLADLLTLPFAAWRHRILTEHGLATQGWAGWGLDLVRSYAVGAVIATVALLGFYTVVRLAPRWWWALAATGAAALVVLLSFVLPVLVEPVFNKFTPMPDGPVRTQLLELAERDGVPVRDVLVADASRRTRAVNAYVSGFGPTRRIVVYDNLLREAPPAELAAVVAHELGHARARDVLTGTGLGALGAAAAVVGLYLFGGWRPMLRAAGVADIAEPRAIALLLAVVTLVGLVATPVQALVSRRIEARADTHALALHGDPAAYAAVHRRLSAINLADPDPPRWEYLYSATHPSTVERIAAARRYADQVGR; encoded by the coding sequence ATGACGCCTCGCGCATGGGCGCTGGTCACCTTCGTCGTCCTGGTGGCGGCGGTCGTCGTCGCGGCGGCCGTGCTGGTGCCGTGGCACCGGCCACCGGTGCCCCGCGCCGACCAGCTCGCCGCCCTGCGTGAGCTGCCCGTCGACCAGGTCGAGCGGGGGCGGGCCCTGCGGGCGGCGCTGCGCCCGGGTCGCTACGGCGCGGTGCTGGCCGGCCTGCTGGTGGCGCTGCTGCTCGGGTTCACCCCGGTCGGTGCCCGGCTGGTGGAGGTCGCCGGCCGGCCGTTCGGCGGCCACTGGGCCGCCCAGGCGTTGCTCGGCGGGCTGCTCGTGGTGTTCCTGGCCGACCTGCTGACCCTGCCGTTCGCCGCCTGGCGGCACCGGATCCTGACCGAGCACGGGCTGGCCACCCAGGGCTGGGCCGGCTGGGGACTGGACCTGGTCCGGTCGTACGCGGTCGGCGCGGTCATCGCGACGGTGGCCCTGCTCGGCTTCTACACCGTCGTCCGGCTCGCCCCCCGCTGGTGGTGGGCGCTGGCCGCGACCGGCGCGGCCGCCCTGGTGGTGCTGCTGTCGTTCGTCCTGCCGGTGCTGGTCGAGCCGGTGTTCAACAAGTTCACCCCGATGCCGGACGGTCCGGTGCGCACGCAGCTGCTGGAGCTGGCCGAGCGCGACGGCGTCCCGGTGCGGGACGTGCTGGTGGCCGACGCGTCCCGGCGTACCCGCGCGGTCAACGCCTACGTGTCCGGGTTCGGCCCCACCCGGCGGATCGTCGTCTACGACAATCTGCTGCGCGAGGCGCCCCCGGCGGAGCTGGCCGCCGTGGTCGCCCACGAGCTGGGCCATGCCCGCGCGCGGGACGTGCTGACCGGCACCGGGTTGGGCGCGCTCGGCGCCGCAGCGGCCGTGGTCGGGCTGTACCTGTTCGGCGGCTGGCGGCCGATGCTGCGGGCGGCCGGCGTCGCCGACATCGCCGAGCCGCGGGCGATCGCCCTGCTGCTGGCCGTGGTCACGCTGGTCGGCCTGGTCGCGACACCGGTGCAGGCGCTGGTGTCGCGCCGGATCGAGGCCCGCGCCGACACGCACGCGCTGGCGCTGCACGGCGACCCGGCGGCGTACGCGGCGGTGCACCGCCGGCTGTCCGCGATCAATCTCGCCGATCCGGATCCGCCCCGCTGGGAGTACCTCTACTCCGCCACGCACCCGTCGACCGTGGAACGAATCGCGGCGGCCCGCAGGTACGCCGACCAGGTGGGCCGATGA
- a CDS encoding bifunctional diguanylate cyclase/phosphodiesterase, whose product MVEQSEPAADPPGGRPPGVAAVARAWAKAVTGTSYLPLAQDQLEAFLGDLTVRLVTALRAEPFTVRVGYQVGSDLVAAHIASAEGLGRTIEVLDLRLLRDLDIDDPDMPDRMARLLGGIATGYTRALRDRTLDEQETIRRAALVAREQAEIALRESEARYRHRATHDPLTDLPNRSLFTQRLDDVFSTAGRTGGEGRRLGVCFVDLDGFKIVNDTLGHHIGDLLLVSVAERLRRGVGEHLVARIGGDEFVILVADTTCTDDVLKVAEATIAAIGEPVVVDGHELTVTASIGIVERTVAGTTPSEVMRAADVTLHWAKSAGKGRWALFDPVRNDHQLARYALSAAMPAALDRGEFFLDYQPLVALAGGALLGVEALVRWRHPTMGVLGPDRFISLAEDSGLIVRLGSWVLAEACREARRWLDRSAHAPFVSVNLAVRQVNDPGLVRYVTDVLADTRLPADRLQLEITESALMSTADGPVRTLRELADLGVRIAIDDFGTGYSNLSYLRSLPVQELKLAGKFVEGLRAPAGTDRTDESILLTLVTLAHTLRLTVTAEGVETAGQAERLRAIGCDAAQGWHFGRPGPADGITERLT is encoded by the coding sequence GTGGTTGAGCAGTCCGAGCCGGCCGCCGATCCGCCCGGTGGACGGCCACCGGGCGTCGCCGCCGTCGCCCGGGCCTGGGCCAAGGCGGTAACCGGGACCAGCTACCTGCCGCTGGCCCAGGACCAGTTGGAGGCGTTTCTCGGCGACCTGACCGTACGGCTCGTCACGGCGCTGCGCGCCGAGCCGTTCACCGTCCGGGTCGGCTACCAGGTCGGGTCGGACCTGGTCGCCGCGCACATCGCCTCGGCGGAAGGACTCGGCCGCACCATCGAGGTGCTCGACCTGCGACTGCTGCGCGACCTGGACATCGACGACCCTGACATGCCGGACCGGATGGCACGGCTGCTCGGCGGTATCGCCACCGGCTACACCCGGGCGCTACGCGACCGCACCCTGGACGAGCAGGAGACCATCCGCCGCGCGGCGTTGGTCGCCCGGGAGCAGGCCGAGATCGCGCTGCGGGAAAGCGAGGCCCGGTACCGGCACCGGGCCACCCACGACCCGCTCACCGACCTGCCCAACCGGAGCCTGTTCACCCAGCGGCTGGACGACGTGTTCAGCACGGCCGGGCGTACCGGCGGAGAGGGCCGCCGACTCGGCGTCTGCTTCGTCGACCTCGACGGTTTCAAGATCGTCAACGACACTCTCGGCCACCACATCGGGGACCTGCTGCTGGTCTCCGTCGCCGAGCGGCTGCGCCGTGGCGTCGGCGAACACCTGGTGGCACGCATCGGTGGCGACGAATTCGTCATCCTGGTCGCCGACACCACCTGCACCGACGACGTGCTCAAGGTCGCCGAGGCCACGATCGCCGCGATCGGCGAACCGGTCGTCGTCGACGGCCACGAACTGACCGTGACCGCCAGCATCGGCATCGTGGAGCGCACGGTCGCCGGCACCACGCCGAGCGAGGTGATGCGGGCAGCCGACGTCACCCTGCACTGGGCGAAATCGGCGGGCAAGGGCCGGTGGGCGCTGTTCGATCCGGTGCGCAACGACCACCAGCTGGCCCGGTACGCGCTGTCGGCGGCGATGCCCGCCGCTCTCGACCGGGGCGAGTTCTTCCTGGACTACCAGCCGCTGGTCGCGCTCGCCGGCGGCGCGCTGCTCGGCGTCGAGGCGCTGGTCCGCTGGCGGCACCCGACGATGGGGGTACTCGGGCCGGACCGGTTCATCTCCCTCGCTGAGGACTCCGGGCTGATCGTCCGGCTCGGATCATGGGTGCTGGCCGAAGCCTGCCGGGAGGCCCGGCGCTGGCTTGACCGCAGCGCGCACGCCCCGTTCGTCAGTGTCAACCTGGCTGTCCGGCAGGTCAACGACCCCGGTCTGGTGCGGTACGTGACCGACGTGCTCGCCGACACCCGGCTACCGGCCGACCGGCTGCAGCTGGAGATCACCGAGAGCGCCCTGATGAGCACCGCCGACGGACCGGTCCGCACCCTGCGCGAGCTGGCCGATCTGGGCGTACGGATCGCCATCGACGACTTCGGGACGGGCTATTCCAACCTGTCCTACCTCCGCTCGCTGCCGGTGCAGGAACTGAAGCTGGCCGGCAAGTTCGTCGAGGGGCTCCGTGCCCCGGCGGGCACCGACCGGACCGACGAAAGCATCCTGCTCACCCTGGTGACGCTGGCCCACACGCTGCGGCTGACGGTCACCGCCGAAGGAGTGGAGACCGCCGGTCAGGCCGAGCGGCTCCGGGCGATCGGCTGCGACGCGGCCCAGGGCTGGCATTTCGGCCGGCCCGGACCAGCCGACGGGATCACCGAACGACTAACGTGA
- a CDS encoding SAM-dependent methyltransferase: MDRPHWAPESIDVERPSVARMYDYYLGGSHNFAADRAAAQAMITAVPDAPLMAQANRAFMRRVVQFLVESGIRQFLDIGSGIPTVGNVHEIAQRLAPESKVAYVDVDPVAVAHSREILAGNDRTTILQEDLRNPERILHDPQVRKLLDFDQPVAVLIVAVLHFVPDSDDPAGILAELRAALAPGSHLVLSQASDDGRSDEERREADQIYRRTDNPLNIRSRAALTSFFDGFDLLPPGVVWVPQWRPESPEAAEDAERAVFMGGVGRLGG, encoded by the coding sequence ATGGATCGGCCGCACTGGGCACCGGAGAGCATCGACGTCGAGCGGCCGAGTGTCGCCCGGATGTACGACTACTACCTCGGCGGCTCACACAACTTCGCCGCCGATCGGGCCGCCGCCCAGGCGATGATCACGGCCGTTCCCGATGCCCCGTTGATGGCCCAGGCGAACCGGGCCTTCATGCGCCGCGTCGTGCAATTCCTCGTCGAGTCGGGAATCCGGCAGTTCCTTGACATCGGCTCCGGGATCCCCACGGTGGGCAACGTGCACGAGATCGCCCAACGGCTGGCACCGGAATCGAAGGTCGCCTACGTGGACGTCGATCCGGTCGCCGTCGCACACAGCCGGGAGATCCTCGCCGGCAACGACCGGACCACCATCCTGCAGGAGGACCTGCGCAACCCGGAACGGATCCTGCACGATCCTCAGGTGCGCAAGCTACTCGACTTCGACCAGCCGGTCGCGGTGCTGATCGTCGCGGTCCTGCATTTCGTGCCGGACTCCGACGACCCCGCCGGGATCCTGGCCGAGCTGCGCGCCGCCCTCGCGCCCGGCAGCCATCTGGTCCTGTCCCAGGCCAGCGACGACGGCCGCAGCGACGAGGAACGCCGCGAGGCGGACCAGATCTACCGGCGCACCGACAACCCGCTCAACATCCGGTCCCGGGCCGCGCTGACCAGCTTCTTCGACGGGTTCGACCTGCTACCGCCGGGCGTGGTCTGGGTGCCGCAGTGGCGCCCCGAGTCGCCCGAGGCGGCCGAGGACGCCGAGCGTGCCGTCTTCATGGGCGGAGTAGGCCGACTCGGTGGTTGA
- a CDS encoding bifunctional (p)ppGpp synthetase/guanosine-3',5'-bis(diphosphate) 3'-pyrophosphohydrolase encodes MDVDAGPGAAIGRFLPTATPLSARLRAWLSWSPGTPEPVAELIRVHRSVHPSADPAVLRRGYQIADSMHAGQYRKSGEPYITHPLAVAEICAGLGMDTTTLVAALLHDTVEDTTYDLPTLAADFGDEVAHLVDGVTKFDKAFYGKAAEAETIRKMIIAAAKDVRVLVIKLADRLHNMRTLGVRSPASRARIAKATLDVLVPLCDRLGIQKLKRELDDIVLFHLEPEAYQQIEEHLANRPGWATYLDTVCGQARVTLRREKVTARVAPRPRHRYSIWKDTVAGGHRAPFDLPRIEVVVAGPDTDCYAALGAIHCRWRPVPGRFKDFIAAPKNNLYRSLHTTVIGPDERPLEVLIRTDAMHRSAEFGIAAPYHFPKPGRSRAAARADELAWLRRAIDWSQENIDADQFVHSLRCDLVDAQIQVFTEGRPIVLPAGSTPVDLAYELDSRKGAHCLAVRINGRLAPLASELTDGDVVEIFTESDDQPAGTAPTSAGPRKEWLGFVKSPQAQMQINRWFAEHSEPGISISDKVRLGRATVSLILRKHDRALSNDKPLRQLAENLKYPDMETLLVAVVDRTIEPEAVVDQLIALVDQPG; translated from the coding sequence GTGGACGTCGACGCCGGTCCCGGCGCCGCCATCGGACGTTTCCTGCCCACCGCGACACCCCTGTCCGCCCGCCTGCGGGCCTGGCTGTCCTGGTCTCCCGGCACACCGGAGCCGGTCGCCGAGCTGATCCGCGTCCACCGGTCGGTCCACCCGTCGGCGGACCCGGCGGTGCTGCGCCGCGGCTACCAGATCGCCGACAGCATGCACGCCGGTCAGTACCGCAAGAGCGGCGAGCCGTACATCACCCACCCGTTGGCCGTCGCGGAGATCTGCGCCGGGCTCGGCATGGACACCACCACCCTGGTGGCCGCACTGCTGCACGACACCGTCGAGGACACCACGTACGACCTGCCGACACTGGCCGCGGACTTCGGTGACGAGGTCGCCCACCTGGTCGACGGGGTGACCAAGTTCGACAAGGCGTTCTACGGCAAGGCCGCCGAGGCGGAGACCATCCGAAAGATGATCATCGCTGCGGCGAAGGACGTCCGGGTGCTGGTCATCAAACTCGCCGACCGGCTGCACAACATGCGGACTCTCGGTGTGCGCTCCCCTGCCTCCCGGGCCCGGATCGCCAAGGCGACCCTGGACGTGCTGGTCCCGCTCTGCGACCGGCTCGGCATCCAGAAACTCAAACGGGAGCTCGACGACATCGTCCTGTTCCACCTGGAGCCGGAGGCCTACCAGCAGATCGAAGAGCACCTGGCCAACCGGCCCGGCTGGGCGACGTACCTGGACACCGTCTGCGGACAGGCGCGGGTGACGCTGCGTCGGGAGAAGGTCACTGCCCGGGTCGCGCCACGGCCCCGGCACCGCTACTCGATCTGGAAGGACACCGTCGCCGGCGGCCACCGGGCCCCGTTCGACCTGCCCCGGATCGAGGTCGTGGTGGCCGGCCCGGACACCGACTGTTACGCGGCGCTCGGCGCGATCCACTGCCGTTGGCGACCGGTGCCGGGCAGGTTCAAGGACTTCATCGCGGCACCGAAGAACAACCTCTACCGCTCGCTGCACACCACCGTCATCGGCCCGGACGAGCGTCCACTCGAGGTGCTGATCCGGACCGACGCGATGCACCGCTCCGCCGAGTTCGGCATCGCCGCGCCGTACCACTTCCCCAAACCCGGCCGCAGTCGCGCCGCCGCCCGCGCCGACGAGCTGGCCTGGCTCCGCAGGGCAATCGACTGGTCGCAGGAGAACATCGACGCTGATCAGTTCGTCCATTCGCTGCGCTGCGACCTGGTGGACGCGCAGATCCAGGTCTTCACCGAAGGCCGCCCCATCGTGCTGCCGGCCGGGTCGACGCCGGTCGACCTCGCATACGAGCTGGATTCACGCAAAGGCGCACACTGTCTCGCCGTACGGATCAACGGCCGACTGGCACCACTGGCCTCCGAGCTGACCGACGGCGACGTGGTCGAGATCTTCACCGAGAGCGACGATCAGCCGGCCGGGACGGCACCGACGTCGGCCGGGCCGCGCAAGGAGTGGCTGGGTTTCGTCAAATCGCCGCAGGCACAGATGCAGATCAACCGCTGGTTCGCCGAACACTCCGAACCGGGGATCAGCATCAGCGACAAGGTACGCCTCGGCCGCGCCACCGTCAGCCTGATCCTGCGCAAACACGACCGGGCATTGTCCAACGACAAACCACTGCGCCAGCTCGCGGAGAACCTCAAGTACCCGGACATGGAGACCCTGCTGGTCGCGGTGGTGGACCGGACCATCGAGCCCGAGGCCGTCGTCGACCAGCTCATCGCCCTGGTCGACCAGCCGGGCTGA